The nucleotide window TCCTATGCACTCTACGTAACTTCTGATAATGTAGGTGGGGGTTTGGGCCGGTAACAAGTTGGGCCGAAAGTTAAGGCCTTACATCGAAGGATTGGGTCTTGGCTCGAAAGATCTACGAAAGATGGAGTTTTGTATCGAAGGATCCTTCTTACTCGAAGGATCTCCGAAAGATAGAGTTTTGGATCGAAAGTTAGGTCTTATGTTTCGTGATCCTCCGAAGGTTAGATCTTTCGGTCAAGACATCTTTGGTTGAAAGATGTCTTAGTATAAATCGAGTGTTTCAATGCGTCATTCATTAACAAGTTTGCAACATATTCACACTAGTACAATGATCTACAAGATTCCAAGGATATGCAAATACAACAAAGGAGTCGgggaataggataatactaacctcaagaagtcgggttgtcacaCAACATATGATGACTATGATAGTAATCAAGAAATTACTACAACTATTTGCTAGTAACCAAAAAATTACTACGACCATTGGTGTAGTAAAATTAAAAATTGCTAGAACCATTCCGCTactggtatcagagccttgtTGCTCTTTTTTAAAAAATAAGGTGTTATTTCTAAAAAATTAATGGAAAATAACAGTTTATTTAAAAACGATTCAGATGAGTCTGAAGAAATAACTGAAGTTATAAACTTTAGTGAAAACGAAAGAGGTTTTGTATCAGATTACATGATTAATTCTGATCAATTAACAAAAATTAGCAAGCTTAAATTCAAGCTTGacgcaaaacaagtttttaatcaaccaaaaactttacaAAGTTTAGTTTCTAGAGCCTTTTctagaaaaaataaaatattttattgttttaacaCTGAAGAACTTTCAGTTGACATAAACAATACCTCGGGTGAAGTTTATTTGCCACTCTTAACAAAGGGTGAAATAGCAAAAAAGCTTTTACATATTAAACCAGAGTTGAGAAAGTCTCTCAATATGGTACATATAGGAGCGGTTAAAATCCTCCTAAAAGCACAGTTTAGAGATGGAATTAATTTTCCTATAAAAATGGCCCTTGTTGATAACAGAATTATCAATAGGCAAGACGCTCTTCTTGGAGCAATTCAAGGAAATTTAGCATATGGTAAATTTATGTTTACTGTCTATCCTAAATTTGCTTTACATCGAGATTCAAAAGATTTCGACAAAACTTTAAGTTTTATACATCAGTGTGAAAGAACTGATCTTATGGAACCAGGTAATAAAGTATTTACGATTAATTATTTAGTCTCATATGCTTTAACAAATAGCACTCATTCAATTGAGtacaaagaaaaagaaagcaAAGCAATTGAGGATATATTCTCAGATATTGGAATTGTTGAAGGCAGTAAATTCGCTGAGCCATCACAATTACAAGAAAACTGGGCAATTGATATTGCAcgaaataaacaagttttagtaTCAAAACCTAGACACAGTTATGCTGGAAGCTCTTTACAAATAAGAGAATCAAGTAACACTGAACAATTAATACGTTCTTTGTCTGAAAGAATTGATGGGTATGGTAGAATCTTAAAAGGAGTTATTGGAGAATAATGTCTTCAAAACCAATTTTAGATTATTTACAATATCTTGATCAACAAATCACCTTTGAAGAGGCTAATATACAAATTTGCTTTACTAGAATAAATCAAATTAAAGAAAATTTTATGTTAAGTCATAAAACAAAATCtcttaatataaaaattattaagaaaaacatttttgCTTCTAAGCAAAAAATTATTGAGCTTAGAACTAAAAAAGCAATTATATCTATAACATGACTACTCTTTTAAAATTAGAGGAACTTGTTAAAGATTTAATTAGAAAGGTAGAAAGTCTTTCTACAAACGAAAATCTTGAGGCAACTGCCGCAAAAATCATCAAAGATGTTTCAGACAAaattgatgaaagaatggattcAAAAACTTTTATGCTTgaaaagcaaaaagaaaaaattaatgaTGAAAAAAGCTTTCAAAAGtattcatttccaaacttcaacgTTGGAAATCCATCTCTAGGAAGTTCTAAAAGTCCAAATGCATTATCATGGCCTTTTGGATCAATTCCAAATGACCAATAAAGGTCAAATGGAAAACCTTTTTAGAAATATAAATCTAGAGATCTCTAGACTTTATTTCTGTCTAGAAAGAAATAATCAAAGAATTTATGAATTACATTCGGATTGGAGCATTCATCCTTCTGAAAAAATTCTTGAACTAACTGATCTAAAAAGAAAAAATTCTTTTATTGAAAAAGATATTCAAATATTAAAGGATAAAAAGATTACTTTATCTTGTGGATAAAATGAGTTCTATCACTCAAAAATTAGAGCAAATTCTAGATGAACAATTGGATACCCTTCCAATTGAACAGATAAAAGAACTTGTTAGTCTCATTACTTTAGATAACGAAGAATGTGAACAAAAGTTTTCTGAAGATAAAATCTTAAATGAAAgatatttttctgaaaataaagaACGAATCTTTGTTTTAAATAATGAAGAACCAAGAAACTTTCCTATAAAGAAAGAAGAACCCGAAACTGAAGAAAGCTCTTCAGATATGGAAATGTCTCCAAGACAGAGAGCAAACAATGCTTTTACTAGCAGAAGTAACAGGCATAGAAAAAAGGATACAGAATTTTCCATGCCATACCATAAGGGTATACCTGATTCTAATAGTAATGGTAGTgcaactactattaatactattaaAATTGATTGTATCTTCAACCTCGACAAAAGAAAAGAGGTAATTGATAAGTGGAACACTGAGATCAGTCTAATCATTCAGACTAATTCAGAAGAGTTCTCTAAGGCTaaggctttattattattattagaacaTAAGTCTGCAGGAATTGTACAAAACTTCATCAAAGGAACAACTTGGGATGAAAATTTACAAGGTGAGGATCTTTTTGATCAAATTATAAATGCAATATATATGATGTTTTTAGGTCTCGACCTCATAACAGATAAAGACCGAGAAAATCAAAAAATGCTAGAAAAAGCAAGACAAAATCTTGCTAAAGCACAACTTTGTGACATATGTCTTTTAGATGATTTCACTTGTCTTTATGAAACAAATTTATATAAATTAGGCACAGGTGAATTCCATTCATGGATTGAGGCTTACCTAATGAAAATTCCCATCGTAGGAGAAAAGGCGAAAGAACGATGGAATAAGGAAAAGAATCAATTTACAATGCATTCCCTTGGGTTTGCTACAAGAATTGTTAAAGAAGAAATTGCATCCTATTGTGATCTTTCTAATAAACAAAAACAGTTAAAACGTTTTAATAAAGACTGTTGTAAAAAACTCGCTGAGTTACCACAATTATCTTTTGGTTGTGAACCAACAAAAGATAAAGGTTATttcaaaaagaaatacaaaaataaatataaaacaaaaactaaaaaacGTTTTTGGAAAAGCAAGAAAAGAAAATTTTCACCGGGAAAATACTTTTCTAAAGAAAAACCTAAGGTCTGTCCTCAAGGTAAGAAAAAATGTCGTTGTTGGATATGCTCCGAAGAAGGACATTATGCCAACGAATGTCCCAACCGACAAAAATTTCCGGAAAAGATAAAATTTATCTTAGAAGCCGAAATTGAGGGATATTTTCCTTCTGAAAATATTTTTGATGGCTATACGCAAGTATATGCATTAGAAATACGAGACAACTTGTCATCCTCTGACTCTTCAACAGAAGACTCAGAATGAATTATGTCCACTCTTTTATTTTGATTTTGGCAGGTATTGCTAAATGAAGAATCTCAGTTATTAACTACATCCACATGCCCAAGATGATCATTATcaataaaaagaaaaaggtaGTCATGTCAGATGACAAATGTGGTTTTCAAGATATTCTTTCGACATCGAGCATCTTGAATAAGATCTTCAAAATACGTAAACAAATACGTATTTCAAAtaaattttttctaaaaatagaaactTTTCATGCCTATTTAAGGAGCACATACCCTTCAAACTAAAGGCATCACCAATCACTTTCACAAAcagaaaaacttattttttgaaaaaatggaGAATTTAAAGGCTTTACGCctaaaagaaaaaaattcttttgaTAGAACTAAAAGCTATTCGAGATCAGATAGCTCTCTATGACGAAAGTCTAGAAACAACTGCTAATTCAGAGCAGGAATCCGCAAGGAAACAATCTGAATCTATTCCCCCTCAAACGGCAAAGGGTAAAGAAATATCAAGTCCGTTCACTCCTGTTGCTTTGGAAAAAAGCAAAAATAGAGTAAATGAAGAACTAAAATCTTCATCTAGCCCAGAAGCAAACGGCTCTGGTAAAGGCACATCAAATCCGTTGATGGCTGACAGTTTGCCAAAAACTGAAAAGGTCTCTCTCAAACCAAGTTACTCCCAAGTCACACAAAAAccagaaaatcctaaaaataccAGATTTTATGTCATTTTTGATGGTGACCATAGAGGAATTTATGAAGATTGGGCCATAGTCAAAAATTATGTTGAAAAAACTGACTATCCATTCAAAAAATTTGGGTCGTTATTACAAGCCCAACAAGAAGCCACCCGATATTCAGCAACATGCGGGAAAAAAGAAATACCTTTAAAGGTGCAAACCCAGAACTAGTTTCTCTAGCATTCTCCGCTGGATTAGCAAAGTTCATCTACCCTTCTCCCAATTTACTtgaaataagtaatttatccgaAGGAATGAAGAAAGCCATCAAGAATTTTCGAAAGAAAATTGCTGCGGCAAAAGATGCAAACATCTTCATCAAGTGTACTTCTACACTCCCTGACTGGTACCAAGGAAAAACCTTTCCAAGCTACCATCATTTAGAAATTGGCATAGCCAAAGCAAGAACGGTCAATCCTTCAAGGGTGATAAAAGAAGACTATGAAGACTATGAAAAATGGTTACATATCAGGACCAAAGGATTTTTACAAATCCTAGAAAACCTACAGAAAATTAAAGTAGGAAGCTTTAACAAAGTAAATTATTGCAGCACTAATTGCATAATTACTAGCTATAGTGGAACTCCTCTACCACTACATGAAAAAGAAGCTTTAGAAAGGATGGAGCAACGCATCATCTTCAATAAAGTAGAAGCAGGCCCAGCCACTAAAGAACAACTTTGTCAAAAGTTGCAACGCACCTTTGAGAACCATCAGTGCGAATACTGCAAAGCATCTTCTTCAGAAGAAAACAAAAACCCCACTGAAAAAGACAGCTACTTTTCAGATGAGGACACTCGAGAACTGGACCCAACACATGGGTACATCGATTGAAAAAACGTCATCCATGACGATTGATTAAGGGCTATAATGGTCTTTTGTAAAATTCACTTCTATTATATAAAGAAGTTGAATTCCTTTAGTTTAGACATCGAATCCAATCCCCATCCCCTTCTCTCGTATCATTTTCCTTTTCCAACTTTTCCTTTGTAAACTAGTATGAGTGTTAGTGAGTAATCTCCTTGCTAAAGGAGAATATTATGTAAATATCAAGAAGTTCTTCCTTAGGGAAGAACAGTTATGAATAAATATCAGTTTCCTTTTTATCCCTTTGTTTATCTTTAAAGATTTTTGCAAAACCTGGAGCCCTGGAGCCATAAAAAGTACCGTTTAGGCAGGAGGCCGTGTAGGGAAGAATTGGTTGGGTTGGTCACTTGGAAAAATCAACTTAAAGATTTACCTAGTCGGAAAAAGAGGAAAGGTATGGTTTATTCTAACTGTTAAATTACTTCgaaatatttatattaatatctCCTTAAGCATTTTTATAAacaactgtttttacaaacaaacacaaataaaatcGATTAACCAATATCGAAATCAAATGATTTATactatcaaacgaatgattcttGAAATCAAAAATTTAGTCAATAAAAGACTACAAAAATGGATATAGAATTGCTATTTCCAAATCAATTCATCGACAAATTAACTCAAATTTGTCAATTCAAATTTGTCATCTATCGATTGGTATGGAATCTTTGGACAATTATGAACGATTGTTTGATTGAACAAAAAAGTCAACATATGATGACTATGTTAGTAATCAAGAAATTACTACAACTATTTGCTAGTAACCAAAAAATTACTACGACCATTGGTGTAGTAAAATTAAAAATTGCTAGAACCATTCCGCTCTGATACCAGTAAACTACCCTTCATATCAGAGCGGAATGGTTCTAGCAATTTTTAATTTTACTACACCAATGGTCGTAGTAATTTTTTAGTTACTAGCAAATAGTTGTAGTAATTTCTTGATTACTAACATAGTCATCATATGTTGACTTTTTTGTTCAATCAAACAATCGTTCATAATTATCCAAAGATTCCATACCAATCGATAGATGACAAATTTGAATTGACAAATTTGAGTTAATTTGTCGATGAATTGATTTGGAAATAGCAATTCTATATCCATTTTTGTAGTCTTTTATTGACTAAATTTTTGATTTCaagaatcattcgtttgatagtATAAATCATTTGATTTCGATATTGGTTAATCgattttatttgtgtttgtttgtaaaaacagttgtTTATAAAAATGCTTAAGGagatattaatataaatatttcGAAGTAATTTAACAGTTAGAATAAACCATACCTTTCCTCTTTTTCCGACTAGGTAAATCTTTAAGTTGATTTTTCCAAGTGACCAACCCAACCAATTCTTCCCTACACGGCCTCCTGCCTAAACGGTACTTTTTATGGCTCCAGGGCTCCAGGTTTTGCAAAAATCTTTAAAGATAAACAAAGGGATAAAAAGGAAACTGATATTTATTCATAACTGTTCTTCCCTAAGGAAGAACTTCTTGATATTTACATAATATTCTCCTTTAGCAAGGAGATTACTCACTAACACTCATACTAGTTTACAAAGGAAAAGTTGGAAAAGGAAAATGATACGAGAGAAGGGGATGGGGATTGGATTCGATGTCTAAACTAAAGGAATTCAACTTCTTTATATAATAGAAGTGAATTTTACAAAAGACCATTATAGCCCTTAATCAATCGTCATGGATGACGTTTTTTCAATCGATGTACCCATGTGTTGGGTCCAGTTCTCGAGTGTCCTCATCTGAAAAGTAGCTGTCTTTTTCAGTGGGGTTTTTGTTTTCTTCTGAAGAAGATGCTTTGCAGTATTCGCACTGATGGTTCTCAAAGGTGCGTTGCAACTTTTGACAAAGTTGTTCTTTAGTGGCTGGGCCTGCTTCTACTTTATTGAAGATGATGCGTTGCTCCATCCTTTCTAAAGCTTCTTTTTCATGTAGTGGTAGAGGAGTTCCACTATAGCTAGTAATTATGCAGTTAGTGCTGCAATAATTTACTTTGTTAAATCTTCCTACTTTAATTTTCTGTAGGTTTTCTAGGATTTGTAAAAATCCTTTGGTCCTGATATGTAACCATTTTTCATAGTCTTCATAGTCTTCTTTTATCACCCTTGAAGGATTGACCGTTCTTGCTTTGGCTATGCCAATTTCTAAATGATGGTAGCTTGGAAAGGTTTTTCCTTGGTACCAGTCAGGGAGTGTAGAAGTACACTTGATGAAGATGTTTGCATCTCTTGCCGCAGCAATTTTCTTTCGAAAATTCTTGATGGCTTTCTTCATTCCTtcggataaattacttatttcaAGTAAATTGGGAGAAGGGTAGATGAACTTTGCTAATCCAGCGGAGAATGCTAGAGAAACTAGTTCTGGGTTTGCACCTTTAAAGGTATTTCTTTTTTCCCGCATGTTGCTGAATATCGGGTGGCTTCTTGTTGGGCTTGTAATAACGACCCAAATTTTTTGAATGGATAGTCAGTTTTTTCAACATAATTTTTGACTATGGCCCAATCTTCATAAATTCCTCTATGGTCACCATCAAAAATGACATAAAATCTggtatttttaggattttctggTTTTTGTGTGACTTGGGAGTAACTTGGTCTGAGAGAGACCTTTTCAGTTTTTGGCAAACTGTCAGCCATCAACGGATTTGATGTGCCTTTACCAGAGCCGTTTGCTTCTGGGCTAGATGAAGATTTTAGTTCTTCATTTACTCTATTTTTGCTTTTTTCCAAAGCAACAGGAGTGAACGGACTTGATATTTCTTTACCCTTTGCCGTTTGAGGGGGAATAGATTCAGATTGTTTCCTTGCGGATTCCTGCTCTGAATTAGCAGTTGTTTCTAGACTTTCGTCATAGAGAGCTATCTGATCTCGAATAGCTTTTAGTTCTATCAAAAGAATTTTTTCTTTTAGGCGTAAAGCCTTTAAATTCtccattttttcaaaaaataagtttttctgTTTGTGAAAGTGATTGGTGATGCCTTTAGTTTGAAGGGTATGTGCTCCTTAAATAGGCATGAAAagtttctatttttagaaaaatttatTTGAAATACGTATTTGTTTACGTATTTTGAAAATCTCGTGTCAAGCAATCAGCTAGCACGTTTTTGGACCCTTCAAGATGCTCGATGTCGAAAGAATATCTTGAAAACCACATTTGCCATCTGGCAAGACGACCTTGTTTGTTATCTCCTGAAATTTTTGTTTTCAGAAAATAAGTAAAATTTTTATTATCTGTCCTGACTAGAAATTTTACAGGAGTGAGATAAATAGAAAATTTAGAAATAGTATTTTTTACCGCAAGTAATTCTTTTTCATTACTGTGGTAATTTTTTTCTGCTTGTTTAAAGCTTCCAGAAGTATACTTACATATTTCTTCTTTTTCGGTTGTTCTGGCCTTCAAAACTCCTCCCCAATAATCATGAGAAGCGTCTGTTTCTATGattaaaaattcattttcttttGGAAGATAAAGTTTTGGAAAACTGGTTAGGTTTTTCTTTATCTTTTTGATATAGTCTACATCGGATTGTTTCCATTCCCATATGTAGTCCTTTTTTAATTTTACCTGTAAAGGTTTCCTAAGTTCTGCGAGTTTAGGAATGTAACCTTCAGCATAggttaaaatgcctaaaaatcTTTGAAGATGTTTTTTATCTTCTAAAGTATCTGGGAATTTGTGTAAATTCTCTAAGATATGTTTTTGTGGACTATGAGTCCCTTGATCTATTTCAAGACCCAAAAAGTTTatctttgttttgaaaagattagCTTTCTTTTTTGATAAAATGATTCCATATTTTTCAATTGTTTTTAAAACTGATAAAACATGAAAGTAATGTTTATTTTCTGAGTCTGAGAAAACTATAATATCGTCGACGTAGACGGTACAGTAATTTTCTAAACCTCTTAAAGCATTTTGCATATGCCTTTGAAATATGCTTGGTGCTTGCTTTAATCCAAAAGGGACTACCTTCCATTGATAATGACCATCTGGACATGTAAATGCGGTTAGTAGCTGAGATTCTTCATCTAACAGTACCTGCCAAAAACCATTTTTGCAATCGAAACTGGAAAAATAGGTTTTTCCTCTTAAAAGAGTCAGTAGTTCCTGCATACAAGGAAGATTATGGCTGTCTCCTTTAGTAGCAGCATTAATGGCTTTATAGTTTACAACCATACGTTTTTTCCCTCTTCTTctttcagcttcattttcaactAAGAATGCTGGAGACATGTGAGGTGATTTACTTGGAATAATTAATTTTAAATCAAGTAATTCCTTAATTTGTTTATTAAATTCTTCTCTGTCCTGAGGACTGTATTTCATAGGTTTTACCCTGATAACAGTTTTAGGATCAATGAGTTCTATTGATGCTTTCATccattttttggatttttcaggaTCAATAGGATTTTCTGAACAAACTTTTTCAAGTAGTTCTTCAATTTTTTGAAACTTTTGTATTTCAACTAAAAATATCCTTTCTGCTTTTATAACTTCTCGAGCTATATTAGTTCCAGGAATTTGTTTTATCTTTGAATCTTTTTTCATGGATTCAAGAAAATTTGGTTTTCCAATTTGAAAAGCCTTTGTGACCTTTTTAATCAAAATCATTTCTTGATTAAGATGAAAAGATATTCTGTCTAACCATTGAGTGAAAGGTCCATAAAGTTGACAGAAGTTATTTCCTAGAAGTAAATCCATACCTGAATCTTGTTGGTAGATAGTAGGAATGGTAAATGGTTCTCCAGAAAAATAGATGACAAGATTCCTACAAACCTTATTTAACTTAATGACTTCCTTGTTAGCAACTATTACCTTAATATCTTTGGGAGTATTTTCCCATAGGTCATTAGGAATTATGTGTTTGCTTGCTAAACAAAGACTTGCCCCCGTGTCTACATAACAATGTATGGCGATTGCTTTATATCCTTTGAAAAAGATTTTTCCTTTGATATAAATTGAATTTGGATTAGTTATATTTGAATAAGCTAATTCAAAATCATGTGTTTTATGAATTTCTTCTTTTTCCCAATTAAAGGAGTGGACAGAATTCATTTTTTCCCATAagataaaatattatttttatcttTTAGTCTTTGATTATTTCTTTCTAGATAGAAATAAAGTCTAGAGATCTCTAGATTTATATTTCTAAAAAGGTTTTCCATTTGACCTTTATTGGTCATTTGAAATTGATCCAAAAGGCCATGATAATGCATTTGGACTTTTAGAACTTCCTAGAGATGGATTTCCAAcgttgaagtttggaaatgaataCTTTTGAAAGCTTTTTTCAtcattaattttttctttttgcttttcAAGCATAAAAGTTTTTgaatccattctttcatcaattTTGTCTGAAACATCTTTGATGATTTTTGCGGCAGTTGCCTCAAGATTTTCGTTTGTAGAAAGACTTTCTACCTTTCTAATTAAATCTTTAACAAGTTCCTCTAATTTTAAAAGAGTAGTCATGTTATAGATATAATTGCTTTTTTAGTTCTAAGCTCAATAATTTTTTGCTTAGAAGcaaaaatgtttttcttaataatttttatattaagaGATTTTGTTTTATGACTTAACATAAAATTTTCTTTAATTTGATTTATTCTAGTAAAGTAAATTTGTATATTAGCCTCTTCAAAGGTGATTTGTTGATCAAGATATTGTAAATAATCTAAAATTGGTTTTGAAGACATTATTCTCCAATAACTCCTTTTAAGATTCTACCATACCCATCAATTCTTTCAGACAAAGAACGTATTAATTGTTCAGTGTTACTT belongs to Helianthus annuus cultivar XRQ/B chromosome 5, HanXRQr2.0-SUNRISE, whole genome shotgun sequence and includes:
- the LOC118492386 gene encoding uncharacterized protein LOC118492386 gives rise to the protein MSSITQKLEQILDEQLDTLPIEQIKELVSLITLDNEECEQKFSEDKILNERYFSENKERIFVLNNEEPRNFPIKKEEPETEESSSDMEMSPRQRANNAFTSRSNRHRKKDTEFSMPYHKGIPDSNSNGSATTINTIKIDCIFNLDKRKEVIDKWNTEISLIIQTNSEEFSKAKALLLLLEHKSAGIVQNFIKGTTWDENLQGIAK